From Senegalia massiliensis, a single genomic window includes:
- a CDS encoding ABC transporter permease, protein MTDKIVDITLLQLASAYVFVLILLFIVKIKNINREREILIASLRMTLQLGLIGYILVYIFENPSPLVTIIIILIMETFAVFNIFKRVKTDISNSLKKIIAISMTIGTITSILFFLFIVVGIEPWYKPQYFIPLAGMLIGNSMTGISLGVERLIDGFNSRYDEVETALMLGANSKKSSKKIVNNAFDSAIMPTINSMMGMGIIFLPGMMTGQILSGISPITSIKYQIAIMLGIIGSVSLTVIIFLQLGYKTFFNHREQLK, encoded by the coding sequence ATGACAGATAAAATAGTAGATATAACTCTTTTACAACTTGCCAGTGCTTATGTATTTGTACTTATACTACTATTTATAGTAAAAATAAAAAATATAAATAGAGAAAGAGAAATATTAATTGCAAGTTTGAGAATGACTTTACAGCTTGGACTTATAGGATATATCTTAGTATATATATTTGAAAACCCATCTCCTTTAGTTACAATTATAATAATACTTATAATGGAGACTTTTGCTGTATTTAATATATTTAAAAGAGTAAAAACTGACATATCAAATAGTTTAAAAAAGATAATAGCAATTTCAATGACCATAGGTACAATTACATCTATACTTTTTTTCTTATTTATAGTGGTTGGAATAGAACCATGGTACAAGCCTCAATATTTTATACCACTTGCAGGTATGCTTATAGGAAATTCTATGACAGGTATTTCTTTAGGAGTAGAAAGACTTATAGATGGGTTTAATTCAAGATATGATGAAGTTGAAACTGCTCTTATGCTTGGAGCTAATTCAAAAAAATCATCTAAAAAAATTGTAAATAATGCATTTGATTCTGCAATTATGCCTACTATAAATTCTATGATGGGTATGGGGATTATATTTTTACCTGGAATGATGACAGGGCAAATATTATCAGGTATATCTCCTATTACATCAATAAAGTATCAAATAGCTATTATGCTTGGAATAATAGGAAGTGTATCATTAACTGTAATAATATTTTTACAGTTAGGTTATAAAACTTTTTTTAATCATAGAGAACAATTAAAATAA
- the sufB gene encoding Fe-S cluster assembly protein SufB codes for MEKREKTYIADIDRGIYDIKNEFKYKYKTEKGLTPEIVKEISREKDEPKWMLDFRLKSLDIFKSKPVPTWGADLSGLDIENIVNYIRPDADMSTSWEDVPEDIKKTFDSLGIPEAEKKSLAGVGAQYDSEVVYHNIKKELVDQGVVYTDMDTAIKDYEDIVKEYFMKLVPPNDHKFAALHGAVWSGGSFVYVPEGVKVDIPLQSYFRLNAPGAGQFEHTLIVVEKGAEVHFIEGCSAPKYSVNNLHAGCVELFVKEDAKLRYSTIENWSRNMYNLNTKRAAVDKNGTIEWISGSFGSKVSMLYPMSILRGEGAKAEFTGITFAASGQYLDTGSKVVHAAPHTTSNINSKSISKDGGYAFYRGLLRVAPNAHGSKSTVSCESLMLDNESNSDTIPIIELKNDDIDIGHEAKIGRISDEAIFYLMSRGIDEEEAKAMIVRGFVEPIAKELPLEYAVELNNLIKLELEGTIG; via the coding sequence ATGGAAAAAAGAGAGAAAACATATATAGCAGATATAGATCGGGGCATATATGATATAAAAAATGAGTTTAAATATAAATATAAAACTGAAAAAGGATTAACTCCTGAAATAGTAAAGGAAATATCAAGGGAAAAAGATGAGCCAAAATGGATGCTAGATTTTAGACTTAAATCATTAGATATATTTAAGTCTAAGCCAGTACCAACTTGGGGAGCAGATTTATCAGGGCTTGATATAGAAAATATAGTTAATTATATACGTCCAGATGCAGATATGAGTACTAGTTGGGAAGATGTGCCAGAAGATATTAAAAAGACATTTGATTCACTTGGTATTCCTGAAGCAGAAAAAAAGTCACTTGCAGGAGTAGGAGCTCAATATGATTCTGAAGTGGTTTATCACAATATAAAAAAAGAATTAGTGGATCAAGGTGTAGTATATACAGATATGGATACAGCTATAAAAGATTATGAAGATATAGTAAAAGAATATTTTATGAAATTAGTACCTCCAAATGATCATAAATTTGCAGCACTTCATGGAGCAGTATGGTCAGGTGGTTCATTTGTATATGTACCAGAAGGAGTAAAGGTAGATATACCACTTCAATCATACTTTAGACTTAATGCTCCAGGAGCAGGACAATTTGAACACACACTTATAGTTGTAGAAAAAGGTGCAGAGGTACATTTTATTGAAGGTTGTTCAGCACCTAAGTATTCAGTAAACAATCTTCATGCAGGATGTGTTGAGTTGTTTGTAAAGGAAGATGCAAAATTAAGATATTCTACAATAGAAAACTGGTCTAGAAATATGTATAATTTAAATACTAAAAGAGCAGCCGTAGATAAAAATGGAACGATAGAGTGGATATCAGGTTCATTTGGTTCCAAAGTATCTATGCTTTATCCTATGAGTATATTAAGAGGAGAAGGAGCTAAAGCAGAATTTACAGGAATTACATTTGCAGCAAGTGGACAATATCTAGATACTGGATCTAAAGTAGTTCATGCAGCACCTCATACAACATCAAATATAAATTCAAAATCTATATCAAAAGATGGTGGATATGCATTCTATAGAGGACTTTTAAGAGTAGCTCCAAATGCTCATGGAAGTAAATCAACAGTATCATGTGAATCACTTATGCTTGATAATGAATCTAATTCAGATACAATACCAATAATTGAATTAAAAAATGATGATATAGACATAGGACATGAAGCAAAAATAGGTAGAATTAGTGATGAAGCAATATTTTATCTAATGAGTAGAGGAATAGATGAAGAAGAAGCAAAGGCTATGATAGTAAGAGGATTTGTAGAACCTATAGCCAAAGAATTACCACTTGAATATGCAGTAGAGCTTAATAATCTTATTAAATTAGAGCTCGAAGGAACAATAGGCTAA
- the sufD gene encoding Fe-S cluster assembly protein SufD gives MNLKEYKEVDLPKWKRIRLKDVEIPEHREYKSLNIPKIEDLNIQHINTKEEINNYTKYLKVDSEFGVDKELVKLTEKFFNTGVIIDLERGQKIQEPVRLDFNMNNEESLVLDHNLILARQNSEVTVVMDYTSTEKSFHNGVTKIYAEDNSNITVIKVQTMSKTSHNFDSNIAFVGRDAEVNFISVELGSAITSTSFITNLLEDNSSANLKSIYFGDDEMGLDLEYTMNHFGRRCLSNIETKGALKDKAKKVFRGNLDFKKGSTRSKGEEGEYVILLDKGVKSDAIPALICGEDDVEGEHAASAGQINELKLFYLMSRGLSEKDAKKMIIEASFRPIIDLIPFEDLRERIEKDIDWRITNEKF, from the coding sequence ATGAACTTAAAAGAATATAAAGAGGTTGACTTACCTAAGTGGAAAAGAATAAGGCTAAAAGATGTAGAAATACCAGAACATAGAGAATATAAATCGTTAAATATTCCTAAAATAGAAGATTTAAATATACAACATATAAATACAAAAGAAGAAATAAATAATTATACAAAGTATTTAAAAGTTGATAGTGAATTTGGAGTAGATAAAGAATTAGTGAAATTAACAGAAAAATTCTTTAATACAGGAGTAATAATTGATTTAGAAAGAGGTCAGAAAATACAGGAACCTGTAAGATTAGATTTCAATATGAACAATGAAGAATCATTAGTATTAGACCATAATTTAATATTAGCACGTCAGAATAGTGAAGTTACAGTAGTTATGGATTATACTTCAACAGAAAAATCATTTCATAATGGAGTTACAAAAATATATGCAGAAGACAATTCAAATATAACAGTGATAAAAGTTCAAACTATGAGTAAAACATCTCATAATTTTGATTCAAATATTGCATTTGTTGGTAGAGATGCAGAAGTGAATTTTATATCTGTAGAACTAGGCAGTGCAATAACATCAACTAGTTTTATAACCAATTTATTAGAAGATAATTCATCAGCAAATCTTAAGAGTATATACTTTGGTGATGATGAAATGGGATTAGATTTAGAATATACAATGAATCACTTTGGAAGAAGATGTTTAAGTAATATAGAAACCAAAGGAGCATTAAAAGACAAAGCAAAAAAAGTATTTAGAGGAAATTTAGATTTCAAAAAAGGTTCAACTAGATCTAAAGGAGAAGAAGGCGAATATGTTATTCTTTTAGACAAAGGTGTAAAATCAGATGCAATACCAGCTCTTATATGTGGAGAAGATGATGTAGAAGGAGAACATGCTGCATCTGCTGGGCAAATTAATGAACTTAAATTATTTTATCTTATGAGTAGAGGTTTAAGTGAAAAAGATGCTAAAAAAATGATAATAGAAGCATCATTTAGACCTATAATAGATTTAATTCCTTTCGAAGATTTAAGGGAGAGAATAGAGAAGGATATTGACTGGAGAATTACAAATGAAAAGTTTTAA
- the sufU gene encoding Fe-S cluster assembly sulfur transfer protein SufU: MDLNSIYTELIMEHNTSGHNEKQLENPDHSERGHNPSCGDDITLQLKFDGDIIKDATFIGHGCAISKASTSMMIDLIKGKTKKEAYDLVELFIGMIKKEITDEREFEKLKDAFILQNISNMPARVKCAVLAWHALGESIKEDV; encoded by the coding sequence ATGGATCTTAATTCAATATACACAGAGCTCATAATGGAACACAATACAAGTGGACATAATGAAAAACAATTAGAAAATCCAGACCATAGTGAAAGAGGACACAACCCATCATGTGGAGATGATATCACATTACAATTAAAATTTGATGGAGATATTATAAAAGACGCAACTTTTATTGGTCATGGATGTGCAATAAGCAAGGCTTCCACATCAATGATGATAGATCTAATAAAAGGAAAGACAAAAAAAGAAGCTTATGATTTAGTAGAATTATTTATAGGAATGATTAAAAAAGAAATAACAGATGAAAGAGAATTTGAAAAATTAAAAGATGCATTTATACTTCAAAACATTTCAAATATGCCAGCAAGAGTAAAATGTGCAGTATTAGCATGGCATGCTCTAGGTGAATCAATAAAAGAAGATGTTTAG
- the sufC gene encoding Fe-S cluster assembly ATPase SufC encodes MKEKIMDIKNLHSKVEDAEILKGLNLKINKGEIHVIMGPNGAGKSTLANVLMGHPKHEITDGEIIFNDKNINDLSVDKRAKEGLFLSFQYPEEIPGVTVENFLRTSKSAITDEKQGIFAFRKVLKEKMELLEMDENYAGRYLNQGFSGGEKKKNEILQMTILEPKLAILDETDSGLDIDAIRIVSKGVKAYSNDENAILVITHYNKILDYLEPDYVHVLVDGKIVKTGGPELADKIEQKGYEEFKKDLS; translated from the coding sequence TTGAAGGAAAAAATAATGGATATAAAAAATTTGCATTCTAAAGTAGAAGATGCAGAAATATTAAAAGGTTTAAATTTAAAAATAAACAAAGGTGAAATACATGTAATTATGGGACCTAATGGGGCAGGAAAATCTACTCTTGCAAATGTACTAATGGGACACCCAAAACATGAAATAACAGATGGAGAGATAATATTTAATGATAAAAATATAAATGATTTATCAGTAGACAAAAGAGCAAAAGAAGGTTTATTTTTATCATTTCAATATCCAGAAGAAATACCAGGAGTTACAGTAGAAAATTTCCTTAGAACTTCAAAATCAGCTATCACTGATGAAAAGCAAGGAATTTTTGCATTTAGGAAAGTTCTAAAAGAAAAAATGGAATTACTTGAAATGGATGAAAATTATGCAGGGAGATATTTAAATCAAGGATTTTCAGGTGGAGAAAAAAAGAAAAATGAAATATTACAAATGACAATTTTAGAGCCTAAATTAGCAATACTAGATGAAACAGATTCAGGACTTGACATTGATGCAATTAGAATCGTTTCTAAAGGCGTGAAAGCCTATTCTAATGATGAAAATGCAATATTGGTAATAACACATTATAATAAGATTTTAGACTATTTAGAACCTGATTATGTACATGTGTTAGTAGATGGGAAAATAGTTAAAACTGGAGGACCAGAATTAGCAGATAAAATTGAACAAAAAGGTTATGAAGAATTTAAAAAAGATCTTTCATAA
- a CDS encoding ABC transporter ATP-binding protein, producing the protein MNYIFKLEKVKYKDILDIGNLRIKENIVTCILGQSGSGKTTLLRLLNNLKSPDRGIVYYNDNDILDIDPVSLRRQVIMLSQNPVVFDGTIRENLNLALEFKEKERVSDDILNKYLEISNLNKSLDTNAKNLSGGEKQRLSLARVLLSDGEVYLLDEPSSSLDDETERFVIKSIVDFAKKNNKTVIMVTHSVKIAEEYGDDIIRINKGSVIDDR; encoded by the coding sequence ATGAACTACATTTTTAAATTAGAAAAAGTGAAATATAAAGATATACTAGACATTGGTAATTTAAGAATAAAAGAAAATATAGTAACATGCATATTAGGACAAAGTGGTAGTGGTAAGACTACTTTACTTAGACTTTTAAACAATTTAAAAAGTCCAGATAGAGGAATAGTTTATTATAATGATAATGACATATTAGATATAGATCCTGTAAGTTTAAGAAGACAAGTAATAATGTTATCTCAAAATCCTGTAGTTTTTGATGGAACTATAAGAGAAAACTTGAATTTAGCATTAGAATTCAAAGAAAAAGAAAGAGTAAGTGATGATATATTGAATAAATATCTTGAAATATCAAATTTAAATAAATCATTAGATACTAATGCTAAAAATTTATCTGGTGGAGAAAAACAAAGGTTATCACTTGCAAGAGTTCTTTTATCTGATGGAGAAGTATATTTACTAGATGAACCTTCTTCATCACTTGATGATGAAACAGAAAGATTCGTAATAAAAAGTATAGTTGATTTTGCAAAAAAAAATAATAAAACAGTTATTATGGTTACTCATTCAGTTAAAATAGCAGAAGAATATGGTGACGATATAATTAGAATAAATAAGGGAAGTGTTATAGATGACAGATAA
- a CDS encoding cysteine desulfurase, producing MKSFNMEKIRKDFPILDQNVNDNTFVYLDSAATTQKPISVLDAMEKYNKSSNANIHRGAYTLSIRATEMYDSARKKLKDFINAPYVESIIFTKNTTEALNLVAFSYALENVTRGDEIVVLISEHHSNILPWQMVARKNKARLKYVYLNDDYTVDMKDFKSKVTEKTKIVAAAHISNVLGTINPIKEITDYAHEKGVITIIDGAQAAPHTQVDIKKLNPDFYVFSGHKMLGPMGIGVLYGRRELLEKMSPFLSGGDMIEYVEEQSSTFAELPYKFEAGTQNVEAAVGLKRAIEYLEDIGLENIKKHEMKLTEYALEKMKEIPYITIYGTEDLDKKSSVISFNIDDVHPHDVATILDSYGIAIRAGHHCAQPLMKYLKINATCRASFYIYNTLEEVDIFIEGLKNVRKWLGYGS from the coding sequence ATGAAAAGTTTTAATATGGAAAAAATCAGAAAAGATTTCCCTATATTAGATCAGAATGTAAATGATAATACCTTTGTATATTTAGATAGTGCAGCAACTACTCAAAAACCAATTAGTGTACTAGACGCTATGGAAAAGTACAATAAATCATCAAATGCAAATATACACAGGGGAGCATATACTCTAAGCATAAGAGCAACAGAGATGTATGATAGTGCACGAAAAAAATTAAAAGACTTCATAAATGCTCCCTATGTTGAAAGTATAATATTTACTAAAAATACAACAGAAGCTTTAAATTTAGTAGCATTTTCATATGCACTTGAAAATGTAACAAGAGGCGACGAAATAGTAGTTTTAATTTCAGAGCATCATAGCAATATACTACCTTGGCAGATGGTAGCAAGAAAAAACAAAGCTAGACTAAAATATGTATATTTGAATGATGATTATACTGTTGATATGAAAGACTTTAAAAGTAAAGTTACAGAAAAAACTAAAATAGTAGCAGCAGCACATATATCAAATGTACTTGGAACTATAAATCCTATAAAAGAAATAACAGATTATGCTCATGAAAAAGGAGTAATAACTATAATAGATGGAGCACAAGCTGCACCTCATACACAGGTAGATATAAAAAAATTAAATCCAGATTTCTATGTTTTTTCAGGACATAAGATGTTAGGGCCTATGGGAATAGGAGTATTATATGGAAGACGAGAACTTTTAGAAAAAATGAGTCCATTTCTATCTGGTGGAGATATGATTGAATATGTAGAAGAACAATCTTCAACATTTGCAGAACTCCCATATAAATTTGAAGCAGGAACTCAAAATGTAGAAGCAGCAGTTGGATTAAAGAGAGCAATAGAGTATTTAGAAGATATAGGATTAGAAAATATAAAGAAACATGAAATGAAATTAACTGAATACGCTCTAGAGAAGATGAAAGAGATACCTTATATAACTATATATGGCACAGAAGATTTAGATAAAAAAAGTAGTGTTATATCATTTAATATAGATGATGTTCATCCACATGATGTTGCTACAATACTAGATAGCTATGGAATAGCAATTAGAGCAGGACATCATTGTGCTCAACCTTTGATGAAATATTTAAAAATAAATGCAACATGTAGAGCAAGTTTTTATATTTATAACACATTAGAGGAAGTAGATATATTTATAGAAGGTTTAAAAAATGTAAGGAAGTGGTTAGGATATGGATCTTAA